From Triticum aestivum cultivar Chinese Spring chromosome 4A, IWGSC CS RefSeq v2.1, whole genome shotgun sequence, a single genomic window includes:
- the LOC123082215 gene encoding probable carboxylesterase 18, giving the protein MAEEPPPASRPKPPMSRIMRLSLRAVDYVADATRRADGTVNRRVLSLLDPRVPAFSSPCRGVASRDVVVDPTLRVRARLFHPARPAGDAKGAPLPVIVFFHGGGFAFLSAASLAYDAACRRIARYASAAVLSVDYRRAPEHRFPAPYDDGLAALRFLDDPSNHQADVPLQTSRWFLAALRFLDDPSNHQADARTDWMWRAFLPDGADRTHEAACFTSPGAAAGVDSPAFPPVLLVIGGYDPLQDWQRRYCEMLKDSGKDVRVLEYPDGIHAFFLFPGFDDARNLMTRIAEFVGESDDGGSE; this is encoded by the coding sequence ATGGCTGAGGAGCCCCCGCCGGCGAGTAGGCCGAAGCCGCCGATGTCGCGCATCATGCGCCTATCCCTCAGGGCCGTGGACTACGTCGCCGACGCCACCCGCCGCGCCGACGGCACCGTGAACCGCCGCGTGCTCTCCCTCCTAGACCCGCGCGTCCCGGCCTTCTCCTCCCCGTGCCGCGGCGTCGCCTCCCGCGACGTCGTCGTCGACCCGACCCTCCGCGTTCGCGCCCGCCTCTTCCACCCAGCGAGACCCGCCGGCGACGCCAAGGGAGCGCCTCTCCCCGTGATCGTCTTCTTCCACGGCGGCGGGTTCGCGTTCCTCTCCGCGGCGTCGCTGGCCTACGACGCCGCGTGCCGGCGCATCGCGAGGTACGCCTCCGCGGCCGTGCTCTCCGTCGACTACCGCCGCGCCCCGGAGCACCGGTTCCCCGCGCCCTACGACGACGGCCTCGCCGCGCTCCGCTTCCTCGACGACCCGAGTAACCACCAGGCGGACGTCCCGCTCCAGACCTCCCGCTGGTTCCTCGCCGCGCTCCGCTTCCTCGACGACCCGAGTAACCACCAGGCGGACGCCCGCACCGACTGGATGTGGCGCGCGTTCCTCCCGGACGGCGCTGACCGCACTCACGAGGCCGCGTGCTTCACCTCCCCTGGGGCAGCCGCTGGCGTGGACAGCCCGGCCTTCCCGCCGGTGCTGCTCGTCATCGGCGGCTATGACCCGCTTCAGGACTGGCAGAGACGGTATTGCGAGATGCTGAAGGACAGCGGCAAGGACGTGAGGGTGTTGGAGTACCCGGACGGCATTCACGCGTTCTTCCTCTTCCCTGGGTTCGATGACGCGCGCAACCTCATGACACGCATCGCCGAGTTCGTCGGCGAGAGCGACGATGGCGGCAGCGAGTAA